In Candidatus Moanabacter tarae, the genomic stretch CCTATATATCTAGTGATTGCCAAGAAATGATTTGATCATTCGTAAGCAATAATTGTGGGTGGACGAATTTTAACAATCGATTTCAGAAATTAGAGGATTTCAGATCTAAATTAATACAAAATTGTTTTTACCTTTTCAACGAGTATTGACGTGTATATTAGTTTTTTAAAAGAGATAGAAACAGAAAATTCTGATCTGATATAGGAGGTAAAATGAGTCAAAGGGATAGGAACGAGCATATAGCAAGGCGAAATGAGGTCGAGGTTAAGGACATGTTTCCTAATGTTACAGTACAGATGATGGCCTCGGAACATTGCGATGCAGCGGGATTATCAACTGCACTTTTGAATACTCAATCAGGCGGAGTAGTTCCGTACCACACCCATGAATGCAGTGAATGCATTACACCTCTTAAGGGAAATACTTGTGTCGAAGTTGAAGGCCGCCGCTATTTGTTGAATCCAGGCGACAGTATTCACGTTCCGGCGGGTATTCCCCACACTGTAGACCATGCAGACAATGATAGCGAATGTTTGATGCATTGTGCATTTGGGAGCAGTGTTGTAACAAGAGAGTTTCTGGATAGGCCCGATTTTAAAAAAACCGAGGTTTTGTCAGAAGAACCGAATATTAACTTCCAAGAGCATGTAGTCAGAAGTACTAAAGGGGAGTGTGTTGAATCAACAGCGGGAGCTGTTTCTTTAACCTTATTTGACGGATCGATGGGTGCAGAAGGGTTATGTGGTGGCTACTCGGAATTTCAACCTGGAACAGCTATTGCCTGTCATTTTCACCCCTATGATGAGTCGATTTCCATTGTTAAGGGTGAAGCAGTTTGTGAGGTAGATGGACGCTCTTATAGATTGGCAGATTGCGACACAGCTATGATTCCTGAAGGTATCTGCCATCGCTTTCTTAATGATACGAATGAACTGATGGCGATGATATGGGTTTACGCCGGAGAACGACGGACCCGTACTGTTGTAGATGAGTGTCGGTGTAGTAAATAAGAATGTTCTTTGTGAAAATAGCTTGAAATTATCCTTAAACCGGAAATTTGCCTAAAGATTAATTTCCGTATATATTGATTTTGCGGTTTCCCTTATGCCAGATGTCTGGTTTCTTCAGTCAAAGTTAAATTGTGTAACCAGGGTTTTTACACAATTGATCTGACAGTAAGTAATTAATTGGTTGGTTACTGTCTAACTCAATAGAAAATTAAGGAATTGAGGGTATGTCACATTATTACGACCGGACGCAGCTCCTTCCTGCTGAATTCGAGTTTGTGGTGTTGGCAGACACTCACTACACGCGAATTTCTCCGGATACTAGAGTCGAATTCGAGGGTCGTAGGAAGCAGTTGACGAGAATTGCTCATGTATTGAATCTAATTAATTCTCTAAACCCTGAATTTGTCATCCATCTTGGTGATCTCACCCAGGAGGCACCCGGATCAGAGAACTTTGAAATTTCTAGGCAAGAAGCGTTAGATCAGATTGAACGCGTGGATTCTAAATGGCATCAGGTAGCAGGGAATCATGAGGTTGGAGATAAACCTGATGCAACAATGCCAACTCATCCTGTTAGCCGAAGAATTCTTGCTGCCTATCACGAGAATATGCGATCTTCGTGGTATAGCTTTAACCATGGAAAATGTAGTTTCATCATCCTGAATTCTCAGATTTTTAACACAGGGATTCCTGAGGAAAATGAACAATGTTTTTGGTTGGAGAATCTTTTAGTCCAGTTGGAAGGACAGCGATTATTTGTTTTCATGCATTTGCCTCTTTTTATATTGGAAAGAACAGAGTCGTACACAGGCCACTACGATAATATAGGGGAACCAGCTCGATCTTGGTTGATAGAACTTTTTCAAAAACACAGTGTCGAGCTTGTAATAAATGGCCACGTTCATTTTCAATTTCTTAACTACATAGGACAGATACGATTATTAACCCTCGGATCAACATCCTTTACTAGACCGGGATTTGCCCATCTTTTTACAAGTGCTTCGCCTCCAGAAAATGCTCGCGAAGATGTAGCAAAGCTTGGGTTCTATCTTTTCCGTGTACTAAGAAATAAAGTGGATGTGCACTTTTTGCGAACAGGAGGAGATTGCAAAGATCTGAAGATCCTCTGTAAAAATCAACGCCTCATCACTCTATTAGCAAACAACTTAGAAGATTCTCCTCTTGGTTTAACATTGCGAAATCCAATAACGAACGTTTCTCAAATTCCAATCGCGTATCCATCCACAATCCGCCAAGATGTTCGAAATGACTATCCTCTTCTCAGTTGTTTTGAGATCGGGGTAAAAGCGCTACGAGTTCCATTGAAGGACATTCGTGATAATGAACAATGGACTCGGCTTTCCTTATTGCATGATCAAGGCATAGCTATCTGTGTATTTCTTTTCGAAAGCGAAATCCATAAACTCCCTACAATTATAGAAGAATTCATGGACACTGTATCCAATTGGGAGATTCAATTGCCAGGTTCTATTTTCCCCTTAGCTGAGACCATTGAGCTTCTTAAGGATTTACAAAACAAGGTAAAAATTGAGGTATCACTCTGTCCTGTAATACCCGATCAAGTAATTCCAGGAAAGCAGCTTCCAAGAACGCGATTTGGCTACAGATTGAAAGAATTGGAGAATATTAAATCTCAATTAGATAAGATAAATCTGCAAATTATGAATATCTGTTGTCGAATTGGTTTAGATGAAAACCCTTGGGATGTTATCAGA encodes the following:
- the cpdA_1 gene encoding 3',5'-cyclic adenosine monophosphate phosphodiesterase CpdA, with protein sequence MSHYYDRTQLLPAEFEFVVLADTHYTRISPDTRVEFEGRRKQLTRIAHVLNLINSLNPEFVIHLGDLTQEAPGSENFEISRQEALDQIERVDSKWHQVAGNHEVGDKPDATMPTHPVSRRILAAYHENMRSSWYSFNHGKCSFIILNSQIFNTGIPEENEQCFWLENLLVQLEGQRLFVFMHLPLFILERTESYTGHYDNIGEPARSWLIELFQKHSVELVINGHVHFQFLNYIGQIRLLTLGSTSFTRPGFAHLFTSASPPENAREDVAKLGFYLFRVLRNKVDVHFLRTGGDCKDLKILCKNQRLITLLANNLEDSPLGLTLRNPITNVSQIPIAYPSTIRQDVRNDYPLLSCFEIGVKALRVPLKDIRDNEQWTRLSLLHDQGIAICVFLFESEIHKLPTIIEEFMDTVSNWEIQLPGSIFPLAETIELLKDLQNKVKIEVSLCPVIPDQVIPGKQLPRTRFGYRLKELENIKSQLDKINLQIMNICCRIGLDENPWDVIRLAYRLKNLGKARKLYFLIELGYQDDNRNSCRAVEALFAAALFRGTRIFFDPLIDIDRTMDVSLGILDTLCNPRPVFHAIRCLNTILYGLLQWEIKEENEIQWDGVKELQFINNGRKLSLLLPGSPKDENRDPPLKATSLLLKEQSFTLYLLNQGIVLHEANEGHFIEMVAKVRNGEPCLIDIKS
- the qdoI gene encoding Quercetin 2,3-dioxygenase, translating into MSQRDRNEHIARRNEVEVKDMFPNVTVQMMASEHCDAAGLSTALLNTQSGGVVPYHTHECSECITPLKGNTCVEVEGRRYLLNPGDSIHVPAGIPHTVDHADNDSECLMHCAFGSSVVTREFLDRPDFKKTEVLSEEPNINFQEHVVRSTKGECVESTAGAVSLTLFDGSMGAEGLCGGYSEFQPGTAIACHFHPYDESISIVKGEAVCEVDGRSYRLADCDTAMIPEGICHRFLNDTNELMAMIWVYAGERRTRTVVDECRCSK